In the genome of Populus nigra chromosome 9, ddPopNigr1.1, whole genome shotgun sequence, one region contains:
- the LOC133703051 gene encoding uncharacterized protein LOC133703051 isoform X2 has protein sequence MDSDEMIQETPYMDSEMIQETPYIAAINGEWQQMIDYYQKNIEYLFSPVTLSLDTGFHLAVHSNEEQPLRDLLEIVKEKQSPSTEEDFLKITNKFGNTVLHEATIYGNYEAVRLLVERFPDLITIPNKYSETPLFTAAGFGEAEIVEFLIRSKPVDDKHRLLSIHRKRRDGLSILGAAILGHDFETALLLLELDESLHSLKDKKGITALQLLAHMPSAFESGFPMGIFERLIYCCLPVRSKVEFQVETSGQVRKGTMGDVESGSGSSLERKPSGGLLNYFKVSLKYDVGQQG, from the exons ATGGATTCTGATGAGATGATACAGGAGACACCTTATATGGATTCTGAGATGATACAGGAGACACCTTATATAGCAGCCATAAATGGAGAATGGCAACAAATGATTGACTACTATCAGAAAAATATCGAGTATTTGTTCTCTCCGGTTACTCTCTCTTTAGATACTGGATTTCATCTAGCTGTTCACAGCAACGAAGAGCAACCACTTAGAGATTTACTTGAAATCGTGAAGGAAAAACAATCACCTTCAACTGAGGAAGATTTTCTCAAGATAACAAACAAATTTGGAAATACGGTTCTTCACGAGGCAACTATCTATGGGAATTATGAGGCTGTAAGACTCTTGGTAGAACGTTTTCCAGACCTAATTACCATTCCTAACAAGTACAGTGAAACCCCACTGTTTACAGCTGCTGGATTTGGTGAGGCAGAAATAGTGGAGTTTTTAATCCGTTCCAAACCAGTGGATGATAAACACCGCCTGTTATCAATTCACCGCAAGCGGAGAGATGGCCTGTCCATCCTTGGCGCTGCTATCTTAGGGCATGACTTTG AAACAGCTTTACTTTTGCTAGAACTGGATGAATCGCTCCACAGCTTGAAGGACAAAAAAGGCATAACTGCTCTTCAACTTCTAGCCCACATGCCATCTGCTTTTGAGAGTGGATTTCCCATGGGCATATTTGAAAGACTCATATACTGTT GTCTTCCTGTTCGCAGCAAGGTAGAATTCCAAGTAGAAACTAGTGGCCAGGTACGGAAGGGTACTATGGGAGATGTTGAGAGCGGTTCGGGTAGCAGCTTGGAGAGGAAACCAAGTGGCGGCCTACTCAACTATTTTAAGGTGTCCCTAAAG TACGATGTTGGCCAGCAAGGCTAG
- the LOC133703051 gene encoding uncharacterized protein LOC133703051 isoform X1 gives MDSDEMIQETPYMDSEMIQETPYIAAINGEWQQMIDYYQKNIEYLFSPVTLSLDTGFHLAVHSNEEQPLRDLLEIVKEKQSPSTEEDFLKITNKFGNTVLHEATIYGNYEAVRLLVERFPDLITIPNKYSETPLFTAAGFGEAEIVEFLIRSKPVDDKHRLLSIHRKRRDGLSILGAAILGHDFETALLLLELDESLHSLKDKKGITALQLLAHMPSAFESGFPMGIFERLIYCCLPVRSKVEFQVETSGQVRKGTMGDVESGSGSSLERKPSGGLLNYFKVSLKVLDTIETCSFGFKAFL, from the exons ATGGATTCTGATGAGATGATACAGGAGACACCTTATATGGATTCTGAGATGATACAGGAGACACCTTATATAGCAGCCATAAATGGAGAATGGCAACAAATGATTGACTACTATCAGAAAAATATCGAGTATTTGTTCTCTCCGGTTACTCTCTCTTTAGATACTGGATTTCATCTAGCTGTTCACAGCAACGAAGAGCAACCACTTAGAGATTTACTTGAAATCGTGAAGGAAAAACAATCACCTTCAACTGAGGAAGATTTTCTCAAGATAACAAACAAATTTGGAAATACGGTTCTTCACGAGGCAACTATCTATGGGAATTATGAGGCTGTAAGACTCTTGGTAGAACGTTTTCCAGACCTAATTACCATTCCTAACAAGTACAGTGAAACCCCACTGTTTACAGCTGCTGGATTTGGTGAGGCAGAAATAGTGGAGTTTTTAATCCGTTCCAAACCAGTGGATGATAAACACCGCCTGTTATCAATTCACCGCAAGCGGAGAGATGGCCTGTCCATCCTTGGCGCTGCTATCTTAGGGCATGACTTTG AAACAGCTTTACTTTTGCTAGAACTGGATGAATCGCTCCACAGCTTGAAGGACAAAAAAGGCATAACTGCTCTTCAACTTCTAGCCCACATGCCATCTGCTTTTGAGAGTGGATTTCCCATGGGCATATTTGAAAGACTCATATACTGTT GTCTTCCTGTTCGCAGCAAGGTAGAATTCCAAGTAGAAACTAGTGGCCAGGTACGGAAGGGTACTATGGGAGATGTTGAGAGCGGTTCGGGTAGCAGCTTGGAGAGGAAACCAAGTGGCGGCCTACTCAACTATTTTAAGGTGTCCCTAAAGGTATTGGACACAATTGAGACCTGTTCTTTTGGTTTCAAGGCCTTTCTATAA
- the LOC133703217 gene encoding uncharacterized protein LOC133703217 isoform X2 — protein sequence MGSEAILKAPYRAAMKGKWDLMIDYYQKHSKYLHSPLTASKETALHIAVCSKQEQPLKDLLEIMTKSELPLTETEFLKKTNQFGNTVLHEATIYGNNKAVKLLVDRCPELLSVPNEFGETPLFTAAGFAETEIVKFLIRSKPGQCVDDDALLLPIHRQRTVDNLSILSAAIIGQNFETALLLLELDKSLASLKDKNQISTLQLLAEMPGAFESEFPMGVFGRLIYYCLPVPRHRKVKSKEKSGSRAGKGVGDLESGLGRNSGDLGSVSKRNQRGGILKYLKVPKGCWLEGIWNQKKKRVFALRFAKSLVEKDDSYELEGEEGRDGKQTVLLPSQIITGDQNKEEEGQTSKITSEAKEIEKDQCPTAHTSLIKSSLTIKVESPLFTATRRGIEKIVEMIIKLHPHAIEKLNKEGQSILDMAVMYRQKKIFDFLKQQKIQLARMRRVVDSKGNTLLHHVAEKGKNSGVTKPGLIREFLP from the exons ATGGGTTCTGAGGCAATACTGAAGGCACCCTATAGAGCAGCCATGAAAGGAAAATGGGATCTCATGATTGACTACTATCAGAAACATTCCAAATATTTGCACTCTCCACTTACGGCCTCTAAGGAGACTGCACTTCATATAGCTGTGTGCAGCAAACAAGAGCAACCACTTAAAGATTTACTTGAAATCATGACGAAAAGCGAATTGCCTTTAACTGAGACAGAATttctcaagaaaacaaaccaattTGGAAATACGGTTCTTCACGAAGCAACCATCTATGGCAATAATAAGGCTGTAAAACTCTTGGTAGACCGTTGTCCCGAGCTGCTTTCGGTTCCAAATGAGTTCGGTGAAACCCCATTGTTTACAGCTGCCGGATTTGCAGAGACAGAAATAGTGAAGTTTTTAATCAGATCCAAACCAGGACAATGCGTGGATGATGATGCCCTCCTATTACCAATTCACCGCCAGAGAACGGTAGATAACCTGTCCATCCTTAGCGCTGCTATCATAGGGCAAAACTTTG AAACAGCTTTACTGTTGCTAGAACTGGATAAATCGCTCGCCAGCTTGAAGGACAAAAATCAAATATCTACTCTTCAACTTCTAGCCGAAATGCCAGGTGCTTTTGAGAGTGAATTTCCCATGGGCGTATTTGGAAGACTCATCTACTACT gcCTTCCTGTTCCACGTCACCGCAAggtaaaatcaaaggaaaaaagtgGGAGCCGTGCAGGGAAGGGGGTGGGAGATCTTGAGAGCGGTCTGGGGAGGAACTCAGGAGATCTGGGGAGTGTCTCGAAGAGGAATCAAAGAGGCGGCATACTCAAATATTTAAAGGTCCCTAAAG GATGTTGGCTAGAAGGAATCTGGAACCAGAAAAAAAAGCGTGTATTTGCTTTGAGATTCGCCAAAAGCCTAGTAGAGAAAGATGACTCATATGAGTTAGAGGGAGAGGAAGGACGAGATGGAAAACAAACCGTTCTGCTCCCATCACAAATCATAACAGGAGaccaaaataaagaagaagaagggcaAACTTCTAAAATCACTAGCGAAgcaaaagaaatagaaaaagacCAATGTCCAACAGCACACACTTCTTTAATAAAGTCATCATTAACTATTAAGGTGGAGAGCCCATTGTTTACTGCAACTAGAAGGGGAATAGAAAAGATTGTAGAGATGATAATAAAACTACATCCTCATGCTATTGAGAAGCTCAATAAGGAGGGTCAGAGCATTTTGGATATGGCCGTCATGTATCGCCAGAAAAAGATCTTCGATTTTCTGAAGCAACAGAAAATACAATTGGCTAGAATGCGTCGAGTTGTTGATAGTAAGGGCAACACATTGTTGCATCATGTTGCAGAGAAGGGGAAAAACAGTGGAGTAACCAAGCCTGGGCTGATAAGAGAATTTTTACCATGA
- the LOC133703217 gene encoding uncharacterized protein LOC133703217 isoform X1, which yields MGSEAILKAPYRAAMKGKWDLMIDYYQKHSKYLHSPLTASKETALHIAVCSKQEQPLKDLLEIMTKSELPLTETEFLKKTNQFGNTVLHEATIYGNNKAVKLLVDRCPELLSVPNEFGETPLFTAAGFAETEIVKFLIRSKPGQCVDDDALLLPIHRQRTVDNLSILSAAIIGQNFETALLLLELDKSLASLKDKNQISTLQLLAEMPGAFESEFPMGVFGRLIYYFAGLPVPRHRKVKSKEKSGSRAGKGVGDLESGLGRNSGDLGSVSKRNQRGGILKYLKVPKGCWLEGIWNQKKKRVFALRFAKSLVEKDDSYELEGEEGRDGKQTVLLPSQIITGDQNKEEEGQTSKITSEAKEIEKDQCPTAHTSLIKSSLTIKVESPLFTATRRGIEKIVEMIIKLHPHAIEKLNKEGQSILDMAVMYRQKKIFDFLKQQKIQLARMRRVVDSKGNTLLHHVAEKGKNSGVTKPGLIREFLP from the exons ATGGGTTCTGAGGCAATACTGAAGGCACCCTATAGAGCAGCCATGAAAGGAAAATGGGATCTCATGATTGACTACTATCAGAAACATTCCAAATATTTGCACTCTCCACTTACGGCCTCTAAGGAGACTGCACTTCATATAGCTGTGTGCAGCAAACAAGAGCAACCACTTAAAGATTTACTTGAAATCATGACGAAAAGCGAATTGCCTTTAACTGAGACAGAATttctcaagaaaacaaaccaattTGGAAATACGGTTCTTCACGAAGCAACCATCTATGGCAATAATAAGGCTGTAAAACTCTTGGTAGACCGTTGTCCCGAGCTGCTTTCGGTTCCAAATGAGTTCGGTGAAACCCCATTGTTTACAGCTGCCGGATTTGCAGAGACAGAAATAGTGAAGTTTTTAATCAGATCCAAACCAGGACAATGCGTGGATGATGATGCCCTCCTATTACCAATTCACCGCCAGAGAACGGTAGATAACCTGTCCATCCTTAGCGCTGCTATCATAGGGCAAAACTTTG AAACAGCTTTACTGTTGCTAGAACTGGATAAATCGCTCGCCAGCTTGAAGGACAAAAATCAAATATCTACTCTTCAACTTCTAGCCGAAATGCCAGGTGCTTTTGAGAGTGAATTTCCCATGGGCGTATTTGGAAGACTCATCTACTACT ttgcaggcCTTCCTGTTCCACGTCACCGCAAggtaaaatcaaaggaaaaaagtgGGAGCCGTGCAGGGAAGGGGGTGGGAGATCTTGAGAGCGGTCTGGGGAGGAACTCAGGAGATCTGGGGAGTGTCTCGAAGAGGAATCAAAGAGGCGGCATACTCAAATATTTAAAGGTCCCTAAAG GATGTTGGCTAGAAGGAATCTGGAACCAGAAAAAAAAGCGTGTATTTGCTTTGAGATTCGCCAAAAGCCTAGTAGAGAAAGATGACTCATATGAGTTAGAGGGAGAGGAAGGACGAGATGGAAAACAAACCGTTCTGCTCCCATCACAAATCATAACAGGAGaccaaaataaagaagaagaagggcaAACTTCTAAAATCACTAGCGAAgcaaaagaaatagaaaaagacCAATGTCCAACAGCACACACTTCTTTAATAAAGTCATCATTAACTATTAAGGTGGAGAGCCCATTGTTTACTGCAACTAGAAGGGGAATAGAAAAGATTGTAGAGATGATAATAAAACTACATCCTCATGCTATTGAGAAGCTCAATAAGGAGGGTCAGAGCATTTTGGATATGGCCGTCATGTATCGCCAGAAAAAGATCTTCGATTTTCTGAAGCAACAGAAAATACAATTGGCTAGAATGCGTCGAGTTGTTGATAGTAAGGGCAACACATTGTTGCATCATGTTGCAGAGAAGGGGAAAAACAGTGGAGTAACCAAGCCTGGGCTGATAAGAGAATTTTTACCATGA